From Debaryomyces hansenii CBS767 chromosome C complete sequence, a single genomic window includes:
- a CDS encoding DEHA2C06380p (similar to uniprot|P30605 Saccharomyces cerevisiae YDR497c ITR1 myo-inositol permease or uniprot|P30606 Saccharomyces cerevisiae YOL103W ITR2 Myo-inositol transporter), producing MSNSTKKDDCHDVTIDSTISDIEIERSGSTNNVMIEPSPKSSSELLSSESVISDSDARPSKLIILITLTSSISGFMFGYDTGYISSALVNIGTDLSNKLLSNGEKEFITSATSLGALIGAIIGGILANLIGRKMVLLGSNVIFVIGTIIQLAAHTVWTMIVGRFVLGLGVGIASLISPLMLSELAPSKYRGRLIVTNCMFITGGQLVAYFINWGLTGVNNGWRVSVGLCMVPPIIQFVLFCFLPDTPRFYIMVGRVEEARKVLSKTHHNPSNAFVNATIQDMIASNSTVPGNNPLVQAWNSIKIIHTNPANFRALILACGLQGIQQFTGFNSLMYFSATIFETIGFDNATAVSIIIAATNFVFTGIALCIIDKIGRRRILLGAIPCMCISLVLCAIAFHFLGVKFTSDSDVIVEARGITGWGIVIILGMVWFVASYAIGIGNSAWTGVELFSDVNVRAVGCMYAAATNWAGSLVIASTFLTMLENITPPGTFAFFAGLCFVAFFFVFFLLPEVSGLELEETTEFLANGFNVKASRQISKDRKKVSKFVTQNDDHSA from the coding sequence ATGAGTAATTCTACTAAAAAGGATGACTGTCATGACGTGACAATAGATAGCACTATAtcagatattgaaatagaAAGGTCAGGCTCTACAAATAATGTTATGATTGAACCAAGTCCCAAAAGTTCTTCAGAATTGTTGAGCTCAGAATCAGTTATTTCTGATTCGGACGCAAGACCAtccaaattgattattttaatcACGTTAACATCATCTATAAGTGGGTTTATGTTTGGGTATGACACCGGTTACATATCGTCTGCGTTGGTGAATATTGGCACTGATTTGAGCAATAAATTATTGTCTAACGGAGAGAAAGAATTTATTACGTCTGCTACTTCTTTGGGTGCGTTGATCGGGGCTATCATTGGAGGCATATTAGCCAACTTGATTGGAAGAAAAATGGTGTTGTTAGGATCAAACGTTATTTTTGTTATAGGAACTATAATTCAATTAGCTGCACATACTGTTTGGACGATGATTGTTGGTAGATTTGTTTTGGGACTCGGAGTGGGCATTGCGTCTTTGATTTCGCCTTTGATGTTGAGTGAATTGGCACCGTCAAAATATAGGGGCCGTTTGATTGTTACCAACTGTATGTTTATAACTGGAGGTCAATTGGTTGCCTATTTTATAAACTGGGGATTAACTGGTGTGAATAATGGGTGGAGAGTATCTGTTGGATTATGTATGGTACCCCctataattcaatttgtgTTGTTTTGTTTCTTACCCGATACCCCAAGGTTTTATATTATGGTAGGTAGAGTTGAAGAAGCTAGAAAAGTTTTGAGCAAAACTCACCACAATCCTTCCAATGCTTTCGTTAATGCAACTATTCAAGATATGATCGCCTCCAATTCGACTGTTCCAGGAAATAATCCATTAGTTCAAGCGTGGAACtcaattaaaatcattcaCACAAATCCAGCAAATTTTAGGGCATTAATCTTAGCTTGTGGCTTACAAGGTATACAGCAATTTACGGGgtttaattctttaatgtATTTCAGTGCAACAATTTTCGAAACTATTGGGTTCGATAATGCAACTGCAGtatctattattattgcCGCTACGAACTTTGTGTTTACAGGGATTGCATTATGCATTATTGATAAGATAGGACGTAGACGTATCCTATTAGGTGCAATTCCATGCATGTGTATATCATTAGTTCTTTGTGCTATTGCCTTCCACTTTTTAGGTGTGAAGTTTACATCAGATTCTGATGTCATTGTTGAAGCGAGAGGCATTACTGGCTGGGGGATTGTTATTATTCTCGGTATGGTGTGGTTTGTGGCTTCTTACGCTATTGGTATAGGTAACAGTGCTTGGACTGGTGTTGAATTATTCTCAGATGTAAATGTTAGAGCTGTCGGCTGTATGTATGCTGCTGCTACTAATTGGGCTGGTTCCTTAGTTATTGCATCCACTTTCTTGACCATGTTGGAGAATATTACACCTCCTGGCACTTTTGCATTTTTCGCAGGTTTATGTTTTGTTGCattcttttttgtttttttcTTATTGCCAGAAGTTTCAGGCTTGGAACTAGAAGAAACTACAGAATTTTTAGCAAATGGATTCAATGTTAAGGCATCTCGTCAAATTTCTAAGGATAGAAAGAAAGTGTCAAAATTCGTTACTCAAAATGACGATCACAGTgcataa